The bacterium genome contains a region encoding:
- a CDS encoding GDP-mannose 4,6-dehydratase, giving the protein MRVLVTGACGFVGSHLVPLLLSKGYDVFAADISPQSIFSDDVKYYQLDISMEKELERVLNETMPDAIVALAAITFVPDSTEDPMKTWRVNLLGNLAILEWVRKNKPETFVLVISSSAVYGAPSSTNALPFTESSPVAPLSVYSATKAALDLTAQVYAKTWNLKIAIARPFNHIGPGQSEKFVVSAFAKQIAGIMKKKSEPKILVGNLSAKRDFTDVRDVIRAYELIISRKATGIFNICSGKAVVIREILDILIELSGCQVEVEVDPKRLRPVDIPVSFGSYEKINSELGWKPEIPLEKSLSDTLDWWLRRIK; this is encoded by the coding sequence ATGAGAGTTTTGGTTACAGGAGCTTGCGGATTTGTGGGATCGCATCTGGTGCCGCTTTTGTTAAGTAAAGGTTACGATGTTTTCGCAGCGGATATTTCGCCGCAATCGATATTTTCTGATGATGTTAAATACTATCAACTAGATATATCTATGGAAAAGGAGTTGGAGCGTGTGCTTAATGAAACAATGCCTGACGCGATTGTTGCTCTTGCCGCGATAACCTTTGTGCCCGATTCTACAGAAGACCCAATGAAAACCTGGCGGGTAAATCTCCTTGGGAATCTTGCGATTCTTGAGTGGGTCAGGAAAAACAAGCCGGAAACATTTGTTCTCGTGATTAGTTCGTCCGCTGTGTATGGTGCGCCAAGTTCGACGAATGCGTTGCCATTTACTGAAAGTTCTCCGGTAGCGCCACTATCAGTTTACAGCGCAACTAAAGCAGCACTTGATTTGACTGCGCAGGTGTATGCCAAGACATGGAACCTCAAAATAGCCATAGCCAGACCATTCAATCATATTGGTCCCGGACAAAGCGAAAAATTCGTTGTCTCTGCGTTCGCAAAGCAAATAGCTGGCATAATGAAGAAAAAGAGTGAACCGAAAATTTTAGTTGGGAATCTTTCCGCAAAAAGGGATTTTACTGATGTCCGCGATGTTATTAGAGCTTATGAGCTTATTATATCAAGGAAAGCCACAGGGATTTTCAATATTTGTTCTGGAAAAGCCGTTGTGATAAGAGAGATTCTTGATATTTTAATTGAGCTTTCTGGTTGTCAGGTCGAAGTGGAGGTGGACCCGAAAAGATTGCGTCCGGTGGATATTCCGGTGTCGTTCGGAAGCTACGAGAAAATAAATTCCGAGCTTGGCTGGAAACCCGAAATACCGCTTGAGAAGTCGCTTTCGGACACGCTTGACTGGTGGCTTAGGAGGATAAAATGA